In Bacteroidota bacterium, the sequence CACGAACTCGACCTTGTCGCCCTCGACCGCCAGCCCGATGCGGTAGTCGCCGATGCGGACGCGATAGTACCCGTCGGCCCCGCTCATCTTGCGCACGCTCGGTACGTCCGCGAGCGCGTCGGCGTCCTCGATAGCCTCGATCACGGCGCGTACCTGACTGTGAACGCGCGCATCCCGGAGCTTCTTGAGGTCGCGCAGAAAGCTCTTGCGGAACGTGACCGTCACGGTGTCTCGTCCAGCGCGGCGAAGA encodes:
- a CDS encoding type II toxin-antitoxin system RelE/ParE family toxin — protein: MTVTFRKSFLRDLKKLRDARVHSQVRAVIEAIEDADALADVPSVRKMSGADGYYRVRIGDYRIGLAVEGDKVEFVRVLHRKEIYRYFP